A stretch of Chloroflexota bacterium DNA encodes these proteins:
- a CDS encoding HAD family hydrolase gives MPAFLFDLDGTLVDSVYSHVLAWRSALEGAGIELSVWRIHRRIGMSGGLLVNALLRETGTAITAEQVARIQQLHAEAYARQVPNLRPLPGARELLQYLTERGVPWTIATSGRIESAQPALDVLGVDPRVPVVTRDQVAHAKPDPDLFLAAAERLGVDIGDSIVVGDSVWDLLAARRARALGVGLLSGGYGQDELQSAGAYRVYEDPFDLLRHLDEVGVRPVD, from the coding sequence ATGCCCGCCTTCCTGTTCGATCTCGATGGCACCCTGGTTGATTCGGTCTACTCGCACGTCCTGGCGTGGCGGTCCGCGCTCGAAGGGGCCGGCATCGAGCTGTCGGTGTGGCGAATTCATCGCAGGATCGGGATGAGCGGCGGCTTGCTGGTCAACGCCCTCCTGCGCGAGACCGGCACGGCGATCACCGCCGAGCAGGTGGCCCGCATCCAGCAGCTGCACGCCGAGGCCTACGCCCGGCAGGTGCCGAACCTCCGGCCGCTGCCCGGCGCGCGTGAGCTGCTCCAGTACCTGACCGAGCGCGGCGTCCCGTGGACCATCGCCACGAGCGGCCGGATCGAGAGCGCGCAGCCGGCGCTCGACGTGCTGGGCGTCGATCCACGGGTGCCGGTCGTCACGCGGGATCAGGTGGCCCACGCCAAGCCGGACCCGGACCTGTTCCTGGCCGCCGCCGAGCGGCTGGGCGTGGACATCGGCGACTCCATCGTGGTGGGAGACAGCGTCTGGGACTTGCTGGCGGCGAGGAGGGCGCGGGCGCTCGGCGTCGGGCTGCTCTCCGGCGGGTACGGCCAGGATGAGCTGCAATCGGCCGGGGCGTACCGCGTCTACGAAGATCCGTTCGACCTGCTGCGCCACCTGGACGAGGTCGGCGTGCGGCCGGTGGACTGA
- a CDS encoding sulfoxide reductase heme-binding subunit YedZ: protein MATTPPLLAAGARPRAARPAPRRGTPMPWLRPGLILGALVPLAAMIVGTVRGTLGANPIAEVINELGLIALVFLIAGLACSPLRWAFGWTWPIRLRRDLGLLAFFYALLHFLVYVVLDQGVDLGIIVEDVVQRPFITVGFLALLLMVPLAWTSTSGWVRRLGYQTWTRLHQLVYVAGILAVIHFLWRVKIDISQPMLYATILGALLLARVAFWLRGRQMRKA, encoded by the coding sequence ATGGCGACGACACCACCCTTGCTGGCGGCTGGCGCGCGGCCACGCGCGGCGCGGCCGGCCCCCCGGCGCGGCACACCGATGCCCTGGCTGCGGCCGGGCCTGATCCTCGGGGCGCTGGTCCCGCTGGCGGCGATGATCGTCGGGACGGTGCGCGGGACGCTCGGCGCGAACCCGATTGCCGAGGTCATCAACGAGCTCGGGCTGATCGCGCTGGTGTTCCTGATCGCGGGGCTGGCCTGCTCACCGCTGCGGTGGGCGTTCGGCTGGACCTGGCCGATCCGCCTTCGGCGCGATCTCGGCCTGCTGGCGTTCTTCTACGCGCTGCTGCACTTCCTGGTCTACGTGGTGCTGGATCAGGGCGTCGACCTGGGGATCATCGTCGAGGACGTGGTGCAGCGGCCGTTCATCACGGTCGGGTTCCTGGCGCTGCTGCTGATGGTGCCGCTGGCCTGGACATCCACCTCCGGGTGGGTGCGGCGGCTCGGGTACCAGACCTGGACGCGCCTGCACCAGCTGGTCTACGTGGCGGGCATCCTGGCGGTGATCCACTTCCTGTGGCGCGTCAAGATCGACATCAGCCAGCCGATGCTCTACGCCACGATCCTCGGGGCGCTGCTGCTGGCGCGGGTGGCGTTCTGGCTGCGGGGCCGGCAGATGAGGAAGGCGTAG
- a CDS encoding LLM class flavin-dependent oxidoreductase, with product MVVVTHPDTDRLSPTAETQVAERTAQRAGLKLGFLTRLEVGADPADSYKFGLEMFDLAEELGYDTGWIAQHHFLNGAGRLPSVFPFLAAAAQRTKRINLGTAVVTLPLEDPLRVAEDAAFVDVISGGRLQLGVGTGGDPLSFNAFGKDVNARREAYADGLRLIKTALTGQPVNGTTAVMYPTAPSLVDRIWEATFSVDGGGRIGKNGSGLLLARTSAHSGDPADVVQAPIAELYQQELEPLGIAPRVGMSRTVYVAADRATAMEHLRSGVEHWIEVLSGRGQFPTGLTLEQAFKRIHIHYGHPEEVIESIRDDKLFAMSTELICQVQPGDPTQKQILKSMELLATQVAPALGWKPNRG from the coding sequence ATGGTCGTCGTAACGCACCCTGACACCGATCGACTCAGCCCCACTGCCGAGACCCAGGTGGCCGAGCGCACCGCCCAGCGGGCCGGCTTGAAGCTCGGATTCCTGACCCGGCTCGAAGTGGGCGCGGACCCGGCTGACTCCTACAAGTTCGGCCTGGAGATGTTCGATCTGGCGGAGGAACTCGGCTACGACACCGGCTGGATCGCGCAGCACCACTTCCTGAACGGCGCTGGCCGCCTGCCCTCGGTGTTCCCGTTCCTGGCCGCCGCCGCGCAGCGTACGAAGCGCATCAACCTCGGGACGGCCGTCGTGACGCTGCCGCTGGAGGATCCGCTGCGCGTCGCCGAGGACGCGGCGTTCGTGGACGTCATCAGCGGCGGCCGGCTCCAGCTTGGCGTGGGCACCGGCGGCGATCCGCTCTCCTTCAACGCCTTCGGCAAGGACGTGAACGCGCGCCGCGAAGCCTACGCCGATGGCCTGCGGCTGATCAAGACGGCGCTGACGGGCCAGCCGGTCAACGGCACCACGGCGGTGATGTACCCGACCGCCCCGAGTCTGGTGGATCGGATCTGGGAAGCGACGTTCAGCGTGGACGGCGGCGGGCGCATCGGCAAGAACGGCAGCGGCCTGCTGCTGGCTCGGACCTCGGCCCACTCCGGCGATCCGGCGGACGTGGTGCAGGCGCCCATCGCCGAACTGTACCAGCAGGAGCTGGAGCCGCTGGGCATCGCGCCGAGGGTGGGCATGTCGCGGACGGTCTACGTCGCGGCGGACCGGGCCACGGCTATGGAGCACTTGCGCTCGGGCGTCGAGCACTGGATCGAGGTGCTGAGCGGCCGAGGCCAGTTCCCGACGGGCCTGACACTGGAGCAGGCGTTCAAGCGGATTCACATCCACTACGGACACCCGGAAGAGGTCATCGAGAGCATCCGCGACGACAAGCTGTTCGCGATGTCCACGGAGCTGATCTGCCAGGTGCAGCCCGGCGACCCGACCCAGAAGCAGATTCTGAAGTCGATGGAGCTGCTGGCAACGCAGGTTGCGCCGGCGCTCGGGTGGAAGCCGAACCGGGGCTAA
- the msrP gene encoding protein-methionine-sulfoxide reductase catalytic subunit MsrP, with the protein MQSQRDLPPEPPSSEITPESAFMGRRDFLKNGLLTAGTAALVGSSLLWLAGMKPPPDAPEPPPVAQGTGTGAAPAAGQQPAAGGQPATGGPPSAVAAGPPTAPSTRGPYDTDEALTSYQSVTTYNNFYEFGLDKGDPAQNAHTLVTRPWTIAVEGEVAKPQTIDIDTLLGWFTPEDRVYRMRCVEAWSMVIPWLGFPLADLIKRLEPTSNAKYVEFLTLNDPKQMPGVRRPVLKWPYVEGLRMDEAMHPLTLMTVGVYGRQLPNQMGAPLRLVVPWKYGFKNAKSIVTIRFTQEQPKTSWALAASNEYGFYANVNPEVDHPRWSQASERRIGEVGRRKTLPFNGYAESVAELYAGMDPRKLY; encoded by the coding sequence ATGCAGAGCCAGCGAGACCTGCCACCAGAGCCGCCCAGCAGCGAGATCACGCCAGAATCGGCCTTCATGGGCCGCCGAGACTTCCTGAAGAACGGGTTGCTCACGGCCGGGACGGCTGCCCTGGTCGGAAGCAGCCTGCTCTGGCTGGCCGGCATGAAGCCGCCGCCAGACGCGCCAGAGCCGCCGCCCGTGGCCCAGGGGACGGGGACCGGGGCGGCTCCCGCGGCCGGGCAGCAGCCCGCGGCCGGGGGCCAGCCTGCGACTGGTGGGCCGCCTTCCGCTGTCGCGGCCGGCCCACCGACTGCCCCCAGCACGCGCGGCCCCTACGATACGGACGAGGCGTTGACCTCGTACCAGTCCGTCACGACCTACAACAACTTCTATGAGTTTGGCCTGGACAAGGGCGATCCGGCCCAGAACGCCCACACCCTCGTGACCCGTCCCTGGACGATCGCCGTCGAGGGCGAGGTGGCGAAGCCCCAGACCATCGACATCGACACCCTGCTCGGCTGGTTCACGCCGGAGGACCGGGTCTACCGGATGCGCTGCGTCGAGGCGTGGTCGATGGTGATCCCCTGGCTCGGGTTCCCGCTGGCCGACCTGATCAAGCGGCTGGAGCCGACGAGCAACGCGAAGTATGTCGAGTTCCTGACGTTGAACGATCCGAAGCAGATGCCGGGCGTGCGGCGGCCGGTCCTCAAATGGCCGTACGTCGAGGGCCTCCGCATGGACGAGGCGATGCACCCGCTGACCCTGATGACGGTCGGGGTCTACGGCCGGCAGCTGCCGAACCAGATGGGCGCGCCGCTGCGGCTCGTCGTGCCGTGGAAGTACGGCTTCAAGAACGCCAAGTCCATCGTCACGATCCGCTTCACGCAGGAGCAGCCGAAGACCTCCTGGGCGCTGGCGGCCTCGAACGAGTACGGCTTCTACGCGAACGTGAACCCGGAGGTCGATCATCCGCGCTGGAGCCAGGCCAGCGAGCGGCGCATCGGCGAGGTCGGCCGGCGCAAGACGCTCCCGTTCAATGGGTACGCCGAATCGGTGGCCGAGCTGTACGCCGGCATGGACCCGCGCAAGCTGTACTGA
- a CDS encoding aspartate/glutamate racemase family protein — protein MPLDAAPAPEEGAPHRVLVVNPNTSDEMTAAIHRAACGAAPPGVLVETVRAESGPRSIEGHFDEAVSALATLEPVLRRQHEADAFVLACFSAHIGIDAAREVTRKPVVGIAEAGMALATFLGRRFSIVTTSPRWRPILEDAVRLYGYESRCASVRSSGLAVLELERLPHAEVVERLTTEAERAVCEDGAEAIVLGCAGMADLETRLRAALDVPIVESVAAGVGLACTLARLGLGTSARGTYAPVQPREVAGELPAAVRRVYEG, from the coding sequence ATGCCCCTCGACGCAGCCCCAGCACCCGAGGAGGGTGCGCCGCATCGCGTGCTGGTCGTCAACCCGAACACCAGCGACGAGATGACGGCGGCGATCCACCGCGCCGCCTGCGGAGCCGCGCCGCCGGGCGTGCTGGTCGAGACGGTCCGCGCCGAGTCGGGGCCGCGCAGCATCGAAGGGCACTTTGACGAGGCCGTCAGCGCCCTCGCAACCCTCGAGCCGGTGCTGCGCCGCCAGCACGAGGCCGATGCGTTCGTGCTGGCCTGCTTCAGCGCGCACATCGGCATCGACGCCGCCCGCGAGGTGACCCGCAAGCCCGTGGTCGGGATCGCCGAGGCCGGGATGGCGCTGGCGACCTTCCTGGGACGCCGATTCAGCATCGTCACGACCTCGCCGCGCTGGCGTCCAATCCTCGAAGACGCCGTGCGGCTGTACGGGTACGAGTCGCGCTGCGCGTCCGTGCGGTCGAGCGGGCTGGCCGTGCTGGAGCTGGAGCGGCTGCCGCACGCCGAGGTGGTGGAGCGGCTGACGACGGAGGCCGAGCGGGCGGTCTGCGAGGACGGGGCCGAGGCGATTGTGCTCGGGTGCGCGGGCATGGCCGATCTGGAGACCCGCCTGCGCGCGGCCCTGGACGTGCCGATTGTCGAGAGCGTGGCGGCGGGCGTCGGGCTGGCCTGCACGCTGGCACGGCTCGGGCTGGGGACCAGCGCACGCGGCACCTACGCGCCGGTGCAGCCGCGCGAAGTGGCCGGCGAGCTGCCAGCAGCGGTCCGGCGCGTGTACGAGGGCTGA